One region of Vigna angularis cultivar LongXiaoDou No.4 chromosome 10, ASM1680809v1, whole genome shotgun sequence genomic DNA includes:
- the LOC108335888 gene encoding zinc finger CCCH domain-containing protein 44 isoform X1: MELQLQPKAVPAVDVHGGDLEKSYVTEVRNVDMAEANEGCCVTVLKRKRGRPAKGNRVLKTTAPPTKHSRDEEDVCFICFDGGSLVLCDRRGCPKAYHPSCIKRDEAFFRSKAKWNCGWHICSICGKGSHYKCYTCTYSLCKGCTKRADFVSVRENKGLCGMCKRTILLVENCAQGDKVLVCEVDFDDKSSWEYLFKVYWTYLKEKLSLTIDEILEAKNPCKGVARLEVSGVAAGVSSLLLSPKMELPIGNIANDKLWHYQDPTGKVQGPFSLVQLYKWNVSGYFPADLRIWRIDETQDNAALLIHVLSGKCSKLVSLTYDSQKLSLETNSTLENKESSQDGGVEHNVITNGNSANHQIVDQCGEQKLVDTCTQSNGKDESVKSNGWHSQSPGWTIQADGNNNEGQSGNSESREDSPKCEDGPHLHPSLPSTAFCEKLEENPSDKLEEVHKMEVKSEDNGNFDLNRIFDGQSNSGQNYQKQSDSEDNSGQSSGQNWSCPSVTNPVCNLSTWLSIFGEPNDLDESVSDLLAEVEAMESLGGGGLESPTSIMKCGEELTDGSITDCLSFADGLSPMLDAAGKGDALSSSGDLHFPSQTTTPDEPTKQTDVCHQHQKIFGEHTSKSSEVESTFSKISWNPHIQFSWDPPNC, translated from the exons ATGGAACTGCAGCTACAGCCAAAGGCGGTACCCGCGGTGGATGTTCATGGTGGGGATTTGGAGAAGTCATATGTCACGGAGGTTCGCAACGTTGACATGGCTGAGGCAAACGAAGGTTGTTGCGTCACTGTTTTGAAGCGAAAGCGTGGTCGTCCGGCCAAGGGAAACCGTGTTCTCAAAACCACGGCACCGCCGACGAAGCATAGCAGGGACGAGGAGGATGTTTGCTTCATATGCTTCGACGGTGGAAGCCTCGTTCTCTGCGATCGCCG GGGATGCCCTAAGGCGTATCATCCCTCGTGTATTAAGCGGGACGAGGCGTTTTTTCGCTCAAAGGCCAAATGGAATTGCG GTTGGCATATATGTAGCATTTGTGGGAAGGGGTCACATTATAAGTGCTATACTTGTACATATTCTTTGTGCAAGGGGTGTACAAAAAGGGCAGATTTTGTCTCTGTCAGAGAAAATAAAGGTTTATGTGGAATGTGCAAGAGGACTATACTGCTGGTAGAGAATTGTGCTCAGGGCGACAAGGTACTGGTG TGTGAAGTGGATTTTGATGACAAGAGCAGCTGGGAGTATCTTTTCAAGGTGTATTGGACATATTTGAAGGAGAAGCTATCTTTGACCATTGATGAGATCCTTGAAGCTAAAAATCCATGTAAAG GTGTTGCGAGATTAGAAGTATCTGGTGTCGCAGCAGGTGTTTCATCATTACTACTCTCTCCAAAGATGGAGCTGCCAATTGGCAATATTGCGAATGATAAACTGTGGCATTATCAGGATCCAACCGGGAAGGTTCAAGGACCTTTCTCTTTAGTGCAGCTTTATAAGTGGAATGTGAGCGGATATTTTCCTGCAGATCTCAGAATATGGAGGATAGATGAGACACAAGATAATGCTGCATTATTAATTCATGTGCTTAGTGGGAAGTGCTCAAAACTTGTGTCATTGACATACGACAGTCAGAAGCTGTCTTTGGAGACCAATAGTACAttggaaaataaagaaagtagTCAGGATGGTGGTGTTGAGCACAATGTGATAACAAATGGAAATTCTGCGAACCACCAAATTGTTGACCAGTGTGGGGAGCAAAAATTGGTTGATACCTGTACACAATCCAATGGTAAAGATGAATCTGTTAAGAGCAATGGTTGGCACTCTCAGTCTCCGGGTTGGACTATACAAGCAGATGGGAATAATAATGAGGGGCAAAGTGGAAATTCTGAAAGTAGAGAGGATTCGCCCAAATGTGAGGATGGTCCTCACTTACACCCTTCACTACCTTCAACTGCATTTTGTGAAAAACTCGAAGAGAATCCTTCTGATAAATTAGAGGAAGTTCATAAGATGGAGGTGAAGTCTGAAGATAATGGAAATTTTGACTTGAACAGAATTTTTGATGGTCAAAGTAATAGTGGACAAAATTATCAGAAACAATCAGACAGTGAGGATAATTCTGGGCAATCTTCTGGTCAGAACTGGAGTTGCCCTAGTGTAACTAATCCAGTTTGTAACCTATCTACATGGCTTTCAATCTTTGGCGAACCAAATGATTTGGATGAGTCAGTTTCAGATCTGTTGGCTGAAGTGGAGGCAATGGAGTCACTTGGTGGTGGCGGCCTGGAATCTCCCACTTCAATCATGAAATGTGGTGAGGAGCTGACTGACGGTTCTATAACTGATTGTCTTAGTTTTGCAGATGGGCTTAGCCCAATGCTTGATGCAGCAGGTAAAGGTGATGCACTGAGTTCCTCAGGTGATTTACACTTTCCATCTCAAACCACAACACCAGATGAACCAACTAAGCAAACCGACGTGTGCCATCAACATCAAAAGATATTTGGGGAGCATACATCGAAGAGTTCAGAAGTTGAG TCTACTTTCTCTAAAATTAGCTGGAATCCACACATTCAATTTTCCTGGGATCCTCCTAACT GTTGA
- the LOC108335246 gene encoding uncharacterized protein LOC108335246 isoform X1, whose translation MAATSYLTPTQRYATGALFGLALNQAHFHQTHPLGLSTDDFPSDSDRTPSKLEISDDPNLWVHEHHALLRPVFKYLDIDPAAWSGLEETAVSSSVSRHVGPLLRLLSEESGDDYSERSDKELALSGAVDAMVLSMESNSESLRSRREKLREYEHQCREKFLTSDVEPNSEKLHMQLDTKEETGTPFHDCEEPHQGSIHSNIDESPIEVVMMLSNPRKVAVLYELLCACLSDLCENNKKHGRRRKGYDARHRVTLRLLATWLDIKWSKMEAIETIVASSAMAFIKEQESSKQGTQSKENKGDKWKKGCIIGAAALTGGTLMAITGGLAAPAIAAGLGALAPTLGTLIPVIGASGFAAAATAAGHVAVAASFGAAGAGLSGTKMARRVGGVDEFEFKVIGENHNQGLLGVEIMISGFVFEDEDFIRPWEGMNDNLERYALQWESKNLYALSTAIRDWLTSRIAAALMKRGAMLTVLHSLLTALAWPVTLLAATEFIDSTWTIAIDRSDKAGKLLAEVLLGGLQGNRPVTLVGYSLGARVIFKCLECLAETKNSAELVERVVLLGAPIAIRDEKWETVRKMVAGRFINAYSSNDWMLGIAFRASLLSQGLAGIQPVDIPGIQNVNVTDHVEGHSSYLWATQPVLDELQLDSYYPVLT comes from the exons ATGGCGGCAACCTCGTATCTGACGCCGACGCAGAGGTACGCGACGGGAGCATTGTTCGGGTTGGCGCTGAACCAGGCCCATTTTCACCAGACCCACCCGTTGGGCCTATCAACCGATGACTTCCCTTCTGACTCTGATCGTACTCCCTCCAAGCTCGAAATTTCCGACGATCCCAACCTTTGGGTCCACGAACATCACGCATTGCTTCGCCCTGTTTTCAA GTACCTAGATATCGATCCCGCTGCATGGTCTGGACTCGAGGAAACTGCTGTCTCTTCTTCAGTTTCACGTCACGTCGGACCC TTATTGAGACTATTATCAGAAGAATCTGGTGATGATTATTCCGAAAGGTCAGATAAAGAACTTGCTTTGTCCGGAGCTGTTGATGCCATGGTACTTAGCATGGAAAGTAATTCCGAGTCTCTCAGGTCTAGAAGGGAGAAGCTACGTGAATACGAACATCAATGTCGTGAAAAGTTTTTAACTTCTGATGTTGAACCCAATTCTGAGAAGTTACATATGCAATTAGACACCAAGGAGGAGACCGGTACTCCTTTCCATGATTGTGAAGAACCACATCAGGGATCTATTCATAGTAATATTGATGAGAGTCCAATTGAAGTGGTAATGATGCTCAGCAATCCAAGGAAAGTGGCAGTGCTTTACGAACTTCTCTGTGCTTGTCTATCAGATTTATGTGAAAATAACAAGAAACATGGCCGGAGGAGAAAGGGCTATGATGCTCGACATCGTGTCACTTTGCGGCTGTTGGCAACTTGGCTCGATATCAAGTGGTCAAAAATG GAGGCCATTGAGACAATAGTTGCCAGTTCTGCAATGGCTTTCATTAAAGAGCAAGAGTCAAGTAAACAAGGAACTCAATCAAAAGAAAACAAGGGGGATAAATGGAAGAAGGGTTGTATCATTGGTGCCGCTGCCTTAACTGGCGGAACTTTGATGGCTATTACTGGGG GATTAGCTGCCCCAGCTATTGCTGCTGGACTTGGGGCTTTGGCTCCAACTTTGGGTACTCTGATCCCTGTAATTGGAGCAAGTGGATTTGCTGCTGCTGCTACTGCTGCTGGACATGTTGCTGTTGCTGCATCATTTGGAG CTGCTGGAGCTGGACTCTCTGGAACCAAAATGGCTAGGAGAGTTGGGGGTGTTGATGAGTTTGAATTCAAAGTTATTGGAGAAAATCATAACCAAGGT CTGCTTGGGGTTGAGATCATGATCTCTGGATTTGTCTTTGAGGATGAAGATTTTATAAGGCCTTGGGAGGGAATGAATGACAACTTGGAGAG GTATGCTCTGCAGTGGGAGTCCAAGAATCTATATGCCCTGAGCACTGCAATTCGGGATTGGCTTACTTCAA GAATTGCAGCAGCACTGATGAAGCGAGGGGCAATGTTGACGGTCTTGCATAGTCTTTTAACTGCATTAGCTTGGCCGGTTACATTACTTGCAGCAACTGAATTCATAGACAGCACATGGACAATAGCTATTGACAG ATCTGACAAGGCAGGGAAGTTGCTTGCCGAAGTATTATTGGGAGGACTGCAGGGAAATAG GCCCGTTACACTTGTAGGTTACTCGCTGGGGGCAAGAGTTATTTTCAAATGTCTGGAGTGTTTGGCTGAAACAAAAAACAGTG CTGAACTGGTAGAAAGAGTTGTTCTTCTTGGAGCACCCATTGCAATCAGGGATGAAAAATGGGAAACTGTTAGAAAG ATGGTAGCTGGAAGATTTATAAATGCTTACTCAAGCAATGACTGGATGCTTGGAATTGCTTTCCGTGCCAG TCTACTTTCTCAAGGATTAGCTGGAATCCAACCTGTTGACATTCCTGGGATCCAAAAC GTTAATGTGACAGATCACGTAGAGGGTCATTCTTCATATTTGTGGGCTACACAACCTGTCCTAGATGAACTTCAATTAGATTCGTATTATCCTGTTTTGACATAA
- the LOC108335246 gene encoding uncharacterized protein LOC108335246 isoform X3 has translation MYLDIDPAAWSGLEETAVSSSVSRHVGPLLRLLSEESGDDYSERSDKELALSGAVDAMVLSMESNSESLRSRREKLREYEHQCREKFLTSDVEPNSEKLHMQLDTKEETGTPFHDCEEPHQGSIHSNIDESPIEVVMMLSNPRKVAVLYELLCACLSDLCENNKKHGRRRKGYDARHRVTLRLLATWLDIKWSKMEAIETIVASSAMAFIKEQESSKQGTQSKENKGDKWKKGCIIGAAALTGGTLMAITGGLAAPAIAAGLGALAPTLGTLIPVIGASGFAAAATAAGHVAVAASFGAAGAGLSGTKMARRVGGVDEFEFKVIGENHNQGLLGVEIMISGFVFEDEDFIRPWEGMNDNLERYALQWESKNLYALSTAIRDWLTSRIAAALMKRGAMLTVLHSLLTALAWPVTLLAATEFIDSTWTIAIDRSDKAGKLLAEVLLGGLQGNRPVTLVGYSLGARVIFKCLECLAETKNSAELVERVVLLGAPIAIRDEKWETVRKMVAGRFINAYSSNDWMLGIAFRASLLSQGLAGIQPVDIPGIQNVNVTDHVEGHSSYLWATQPVLDELQLDSYYPVLT, from the exons AT GTACCTAGATATCGATCCCGCTGCATGGTCTGGACTCGAGGAAACTGCTGTCTCTTCTTCAGTTTCACGTCACGTCGGACCC TTATTGAGACTATTATCAGAAGAATCTGGTGATGATTATTCCGAAAGGTCAGATAAAGAACTTGCTTTGTCCGGAGCTGTTGATGCCATGGTACTTAGCATGGAAAGTAATTCCGAGTCTCTCAGGTCTAGAAGGGAGAAGCTACGTGAATACGAACATCAATGTCGTGAAAAGTTTTTAACTTCTGATGTTGAACCCAATTCTGAGAAGTTACATATGCAATTAGACACCAAGGAGGAGACCGGTACTCCTTTCCATGATTGTGAAGAACCACATCAGGGATCTATTCATAGTAATATTGATGAGAGTCCAATTGAAGTGGTAATGATGCTCAGCAATCCAAGGAAAGTGGCAGTGCTTTACGAACTTCTCTGTGCTTGTCTATCAGATTTATGTGAAAATAACAAGAAACATGGCCGGAGGAGAAAGGGCTATGATGCTCGACATCGTGTCACTTTGCGGCTGTTGGCAACTTGGCTCGATATCAAGTGGTCAAAAATG GAGGCCATTGAGACAATAGTTGCCAGTTCTGCAATGGCTTTCATTAAAGAGCAAGAGTCAAGTAAACAAGGAACTCAATCAAAAGAAAACAAGGGGGATAAATGGAAGAAGGGTTGTATCATTGGTGCCGCTGCCTTAACTGGCGGAACTTTGATGGCTATTACTGGGG GATTAGCTGCCCCAGCTATTGCTGCTGGACTTGGGGCTTTGGCTCCAACTTTGGGTACTCTGATCCCTGTAATTGGAGCAAGTGGATTTGCTGCTGCTGCTACTGCTGCTGGACATGTTGCTGTTGCTGCATCATTTGGAG CTGCTGGAGCTGGACTCTCTGGAACCAAAATGGCTAGGAGAGTTGGGGGTGTTGATGAGTTTGAATTCAAAGTTATTGGAGAAAATCATAACCAAGGT CTGCTTGGGGTTGAGATCATGATCTCTGGATTTGTCTTTGAGGATGAAGATTTTATAAGGCCTTGGGAGGGAATGAATGACAACTTGGAGAG GTATGCTCTGCAGTGGGAGTCCAAGAATCTATATGCCCTGAGCACTGCAATTCGGGATTGGCTTACTTCAA GAATTGCAGCAGCACTGATGAAGCGAGGGGCAATGTTGACGGTCTTGCATAGTCTTTTAACTGCATTAGCTTGGCCGGTTACATTACTTGCAGCAACTGAATTCATAGACAGCACATGGACAATAGCTATTGACAG ATCTGACAAGGCAGGGAAGTTGCTTGCCGAAGTATTATTGGGAGGACTGCAGGGAAATAG GCCCGTTACACTTGTAGGTTACTCGCTGGGGGCAAGAGTTATTTTCAAATGTCTGGAGTGTTTGGCTGAAACAAAAAACAGTG CTGAACTGGTAGAAAGAGTTGTTCTTCTTGGAGCACCCATTGCAATCAGGGATGAAAAATGGGAAACTGTTAGAAAG ATGGTAGCTGGAAGATTTATAAATGCTTACTCAAGCAATGACTGGATGCTTGGAATTGCTTTCCGTGCCAG TCTACTTTCTCAAGGATTAGCTGGAATCCAACCTGTTGACATTCCTGGGATCCAAAAC GTTAATGTGACAGATCACGTAGAGGGTCATTCTTCATATTTGTGGGCTACACAACCTGTCCTAGATGAACTTCAATTAGATTCGTATTATCCTGTTTTGACATAA
- the LOC108335888 gene encoding zinc finger CCCH domain-containing protein 44 isoform X2: protein MELQLQPKAVPAVDVHGGDLEKSYVTEVRNVDMAEANEGCCVTVLKRKRGRPAKGNRVLKTTAPPTKHSRDEEDVCFICFDGGSLVLCDRRGCPKAYHPSCIKRDEAFFRSKAKWNCGWHICSICGKGSHYKCYTCTYSLCKGCTKRADFVSVRENKGLCGMCKRTILLVENCAQGDKCEVDFDDKSSWEYLFKVYWTYLKEKLSLTIDEILEAKNPCKGVARLEVSGVAAGVSSLLLSPKMELPIGNIANDKLWHYQDPTGKVQGPFSLVQLYKWNVSGYFPADLRIWRIDETQDNAALLIHVLSGKCSKLVSLTYDSQKLSLETNSTLENKESSQDGGVEHNVITNGNSANHQIVDQCGEQKLVDTCTQSNGKDESVKSNGWHSQSPGWTIQADGNNNEGQSGNSESREDSPKCEDGPHLHPSLPSTAFCEKLEENPSDKLEEVHKMEVKSEDNGNFDLNRIFDGQSNSGQNYQKQSDSEDNSGQSSGQNWSCPSVTNPVCNLSTWLSIFGEPNDLDESVSDLLAEVEAMESLGGGGLESPTSIMKCGEELTDGSITDCLSFADGLSPMLDAAGKGDALSSSGDLHFPSQTTTPDEPTKQTDVCHQHQKIFGEHTSKSSEVESTFSKISWNPHIQFSWDPPNC from the exons ATGGAACTGCAGCTACAGCCAAAGGCGGTACCCGCGGTGGATGTTCATGGTGGGGATTTGGAGAAGTCATATGTCACGGAGGTTCGCAACGTTGACATGGCTGAGGCAAACGAAGGTTGTTGCGTCACTGTTTTGAAGCGAAAGCGTGGTCGTCCGGCCAAGGGAAACCGTGTTCTCAAAACCACGGCACCGCCGACGAAGCATAGCAGGGACGAGGAGGATGTTTGCTTCATATGCTTCGACGGTGGAAGCCTCGTTCTCTGCGATCGCCG GGGATGCCCTAAGGCGTATCATCCCTCGTGTATTAAGCGGGACGAGGCGTTTTTTCGCTCAAAGGCCAAATGGAATTGCG GTTGGCATATATGTAGCATTTGTGGGAAGGGGTCACATTATAAGTGCTATACTTGTACATATTCTTTGTGCAAGGGGTGTACAAAAAGGGCAGATTTTGTCTCTGTCAGAGAAAATAAAGGTTTATGTGGAATGTGCAAGAGGACTATACTGCTGGTAGAGAATTGTGCTCAGGGCGACAAG TGTGAAGTGGATTTTGATGACAAGAGCAGCTGGGAGTATCTTTTCAAGGTGTATTGGACATATTTGAAGGAGAAGCTATCTTTGACCATTGATGAGATCCTTGAAGCTAAAAATCCATGTAAAG GTGTTGCGAGATTAGAAGTATCTGGTGTCGCAGCAGGTGTTTCATCATTACTACTCTCTCCAAAGATGGAGCTGCCAATTGGCAATATTGCGAATGATAAACTGTGGCATTATCAGGATCCAACCGGGAAGGTTCAAGGACCTTTCTCTTTAGTGCAGCTTTATAAGTGGAATGTGAGCGGATATTTTCCTGCAGATCTCAGAATATGGAGGATAGATGAGACACAAGATAATGCTGCATTATTAATTCATGTGCTTAGTGGGAAGTGCTCAAAACTTGTGTCATTGACATACGACAGTCAGAAGCTGTCTTTGGAGACCAATAGTACAttggaaaataaagaaagtagTCAGGATGGTGGTGTTGAGCACAATGTGATAACAAATGGAAATTCTGCGAACCACCAAATTGTTGACCAGTGTGGGGAGCAAAAATTGGTTGATACCTGTACACAATCCAATGGTAAAGATGAATCTGTTAAGAGCAATGGTTGGCACTCTCAGTCTCCGGGTTGGACTATACAAGCAGATGGGAATAATAATGAGGGGCAAAGTGGAAATTCTGAAAGTAGAGAGGATTCGCCCAAATGTGAGGATGGTCCTCACTTACACCCTTCACTACCTTCAACTGCATTTTGTGAAAAACTCGAAGAGAATCCTTCTGATAAATTAGAGGAAGTTCATAAGATGGAGGTGAAGTCTGAAGATAATGGAAATTTTGACTTGAACAGAATTTTTGATGGTCAAAGTAATAGTGGACAAAATTATCAGAAACAATCAGACAGTGAGGATAATTCTGGGCAATCTTCTGGTCAGAACTGGAGTTGCCCTAGTGTAACTAATCCAGTTTGTAACCTATCTACATGGCTTTCAATCTTTGGCGAACCAAATGATTTGGATGAGTCAGTTTCAGATCTGTTGGCTGAAGTGGAGGCAATGGAGTCACTTGGTGGTGGCGGCCTGGAATCTCCCACTTCAATCATGAAATGTGGTGAGGAGCTGACTGACGGTTCTATAACTGATTGTCTTAGTTTTGCAGATGGGCTTAGCCCAATGCTTGATGCAGCAGGTAAAGGTGATGCACTGAGTTCCTCAGGTGATTTACACTTTCCATCTCAAACCACAACACCAGATGAACCAACTAAGCAAACCGACGTGTGCCATCAACATCAAAAGATATTTGGGGAGCATACATCGAAGAGTTCAGAAGTTGAG TCTACTTTCTCTAAAATTAGCTGGAATCCACACATTCAATTTTCCTGGGATCCTCCTAACT GTTGA
- the LOC108335246 gene encoding uncharacterized protein LOC108335246 isoform X2, producing the protein MAATSYLTPTQRYATGALFGLALNQAHFHQTHPLGLSTDDFPSDSDRTPSKLEISDDPNLWVHEHHALLRPVFKYLDIDPAAWSGLEETAVSSSVSRHVGPLLRLLSEESGDDYSERSDKELALSGAVDAMVLSMESNSESLRSRREKLREYEHQCREKFLTSDVEPNSEKLHMQLDTKEETGTPFHDCEEPHQGSIHSNIDESPIEVVMMLSNPRKVAVLYELLCACLSDLCENNKKHGRRRKGYDARHRVTLRLLATWLDIKWSKMEAIETIVASSAMAFIKEQESSKQGTQSKENKGDKWKKGCIIGAAALTGGTLMAITGGLAAPAIAAGLGALAPTLGTLIPVIGASGFAAAATAAGHVAVAASFGAAGAGLSGTKMARRVGGVDEFEFKVIGENHNQGLLGVEIMISGFVFEDEDFIRPWEGMNDNLERSDKAGKLLAEVLLGGLQGNRPVTLVGYSLGARVIFKCLECLAETKNSAELVERVVLLGAPIAIRDEKWETVRKMVAGRFINAYSSNDWMLGIAFRASLLSQGLAGIQPVDIPGIQNVNVTDHVEGHSSYLWATQPVLDELQLDSYYPVLT; encoded by the exons ATGGCGGCAACCTCGTATCTGACGCCGACGCAGAGGTACGCGACGGGAGCATTGTTCGGGTTGGCGCTGAACCAGGCCCATTTTCACCAGACCCACCCGTTGGGCCTATCAACCGATGACTTCCCTTCTGACTCTGATCGTACTCCCTCCAAGCTCGAAATTTCCGACGATCCCAACCTTTGGGTCCACGAACATCACGCATTGCTTCGCCCTGTTTTCAA GTACCTAGATATCGATCCCGCTGCATGGTCTGGACTCGAGGAAACTGCTGTCTCTTCTTCAGTTTCACGTCACGTCGGACCC TTATTGAGACTATTATCAGAAGAATCTGGTGATGATTATTCCGAAAGGTCAGATAAAGAACTTGCTTTGTCCGGAGCTGTTGATGCCATGGTACTTAGCATGGAAAGTAATTCCGAGTCTCTCAGGTCTAGAAGGGAGAAGCTACGTGAATACGAACATCAATGTCGTGAAAAGTTTTTAACTTCTGATGTTGAACCCAATTCTGAGAAGTTACATATGCAATTAGACACCAAGGAGGAGACCGGTACTCCTTTCCATGATTGTGAAGAACCACATCAGGGATCTATTCATAGTAATATTGATGAGAGTCCAATTGAAGTGGTAATGATGCTCAGCAATCCAAGGAAAGTGGCAGTGCTTTACGAACTTCTCTGTGCTTGTCTATCAGATTTATGTGAAAATAACAAGAAACATGGCCGGAGGAGAAAGGGCTATGATGCTCGACATCGTGTCACTTTGCGGCTGTTGGCAACTTGGCTCGATATCAAGTGGTCAAAAATG GAGGCCATTGAGACAATAGTTGCCAGTTCTGCAATGGCTTTCATTAAAGAGCAAGAGTCAAGTAAACAAGGAACTCAATCAAAAGAAAACAAGGGGGATAAATGGAAGAAGGGTTGTATCATTGGTGCCGCTGCCTTAACTGGCGGAACTTTGATGGCTATTACTGGGG GATTAGCTGCCCCAGCTATTGCTGCTGGACTTGGGGCTTTGGCTCCAACTTTGGGTACTCTGATCCCTGTAATTGGAGCAAGTGGATTTGCTGCTGCTGCTACTGCTGCTGGACATGTTGCTGTTGCTGCATCATTTGGAG CTGCTGGAGCTGGACTCTCTGGAACCAAAATGGCTAGGAGAGTTGGGGGTGTTGATGAGTTTGAATTCAAAGTTATTGGAGAAAATCATAACCAAGGT CTGCTTGGGGTTGAGATCATGATCTCTGGATTTGTCTTTGAGGATGAAGATTTTATAAGGCCTTGGGAGGGAATGAATGACAACTTGGAGAG ATCTGACAAGGCAGGGAAGTTGCTTGCCGAAGTATTATTGGGAGGACTGCAGGGAAATAG GCCCGTTACACTTGTAGGTTACTCGCTGGGGGCAAGAGTTATTTTCAAATGTCTGGAGTGTTTGGCTGAAACAAAAAACAGTG CTGAACTGGTAGAAAGAGTTGTTCTTCTTGGAGCACCCATTGCAATCAGGGATGAAAAATGGGAAACTGTTAGAAAG ATGGTAGCTGGAAGATTTATAAATGCTTACTCAAGCAATGACTGGATGCTTGGAATTGCTTTCCGTGCCAG TCTACTTTCTCAAGGATTAGCTGGAATCCAACCTGTTGACATTCCTGGGATCCAAAAC GTTAATGTGACAGATCACGTAGAGGGTCATTCTTCATATTTGTGGGCTACACAACCTGTCCTAGATGAACTTCAATTAGATTCGTATTATCCTGTTTTGACATAA